The genomic stretch TCCTTTGCCATGAGACTGGCTCATTTAGGTAAGCCTACATTTGTAATTGGAGAAACAACGACTCCTCCCATACGCAAAGGAGATGTTCTGATTCTTTGCAGCGGGTCAGGTGAAACGAAAAGTTTGTTATCCATGGCCCAAAAGGCAAAAGGAATGGATGCTTCGGTCGTGGTTCTTACGATTCATCAGAACTCTTCGATTGGACAGCGCGCGGATGCAATCATTCAAATTCATGCGGCAGCGAAGGAAGATGAAGGTAAGCGTCAATCTATTCAGCCAATGGGTTCACTATTTGAACAAAGTCTAATCATTACGCTCGATGGAATCATTCTATCCTTAATGAGAAAGATGGATCAGGATACAGCAACAATGTTTGAAAGACATGCCAATCTTGAATAGTCTCTTTCCCCCCTTTTGCTGAGATATAGGAAATTATAGTAGACTTAGGTGGAGGGGGCTTGGTATCAAGTGGCAACAGAAATAAAAGATCGCATTAATCTAAAAGAAATTAATTGTGAGAAAGAACTGACGCTTGCTGTCATAGGCGGAAAGTGGAAGTTAATTATATTGTGGCACTTGGGACTTGAAGGGACCAAACGTTTTAGTGAACTGAAAAAGATGATCCCTCATATTACACAGAAGATGTTAACCCATCAGCTGCGCGAACTTGAACAAGATCTTCTTGTTCATCGCAAAGTGTATGCAGAAGTTCCACCACGCGTGGAATATTCTTTGACAGATCATGGACAAAGCCTGATGCCTGTTTTACAGGCGATGTACAATTGGGGCAAACAATATGGTGAGAACGTGATATGGAAAGACGACGGTGAAAAGTCGCCAGATACGGATCATGAGCTGGTAACCGAATAATTCGTTCCTCGCTGATCATAGAATACAGACACTCACCCTAAGGACTCGCTTCTGGATACAGAAGCGGGTTCTTTTTTTGTTTTTTTACAAAGGGTACTCCAGATATTTTATGATACAATGACATAAATTAGGAAGATTATAACAGGAACAGAGGGGAGAAGGAACAATATGTCCAAAATTTTATCAAGGTCTGAAGTACGAACAGAAACCACTTGGAATCTGGATGATATATTCGCTACGAAAGAAGATTGGGAGGAAGAGCGCAAAGCCATCGAGAGGGATATAGCTTCCGTTACACAATATGAAGGAAGGCTGGGAGAGGGTGCAGAAGTACTGCTTGCTTGTCTGGAGGCTCAGGAGAAGCTTCAGGGAAGGCTGCAGCGAATGAGTGCTTACTCCTATCTGCATCAATCGGGCGATAGTACGAACCCTCAGAATCAAATGGATGCCGCAAAGGCGAGAGACGTATCTTCTGCGGTAAGCTCTGCACTCTCGTTTATACGTTCAGAGATTTTGTCCCTTCCAGATGGAAAAGTGGGAGCCTATATAGAAGAAGAGCCTGGACTTCGAGTGTTCGAAAGAAGTTTGAAGTTGCTGCTTGAGACCAAGCGTCACCGGCTTAGTGCAGAAACCGAAAAAGTACTTGCTTCTTTTGGTGAAGTGCTAAACGCACCTTACCGTATTTATGAACGGAGTAAGCTGGCGGACATGACCTTTCCTTCCACTAAAGATGGACACGGTGAAGAAGTTCCTGTATCCTTCGCACTCTATGAGAATAAATATGTAGAGTCTGCTGATCCTGTACTGCGCCGAAATTCGTTTAACGTGTTTAGTGAAACGCTCTATAAATATCGAAATACGTTCGCAGAAGCGTATGGAACAGAAGTAAAGCGCCAAGTGATTGAATCTCGTCTTCGGGGATATGATTCGGTAACGGACATGTTACTTAAGCCTCAGCAGGTAACTACAGCGATGTACAATCATATTCTTGACATTATTCAGACAGACCTTGCACCACATATGCGGAGATATGCAGCGCTGAAGAAGCGCGTGTTGGGATTATCGGAGATGACGTTTGCTGATTTAAAAGCTCCGCTCGATCCTGATTTTAGCCCCGGTATTTCATTTGAAGAAGCAGGTGAACTCATCAAAGAAGCACTGCAAATTCTCGGACCGGAATATGGCAAGATTGTGGCTGACGCTTTCAGTGATCGCTGGATTGATTATGCAGATAATG from Paenibacillus polygoni encodes the following:
- the hxlB gene encoding 6-phospho-3-hexuloisomerase, which gives rise to MVKNDVVSILRELETAAALLSETELTEAMNLIAGAGQVFVAGAGRSGLMGKSFAMRLAHLGKPTFVIGETTTPPIRKGDVLILCSGSGETKSLLSMAQKAKGMDASVVVLTIHQNSSIGQRADAIIQIHAAAKEDEGKRQSIQPMGSLFEQSLIITLDGIILSLMRKMDQDTATMFERHANLE
- a CDS encoding winged helix-turn-helix transcriptional regulator: MATEIKDRINLKEINCEKELTLAVIGGKWKLIILWHLGLEGTKRFSELKKMIPHITQKMLTHQLRELEQDLLVHRKVYAEVPPRVEYSLTDHGQSLMPVLQAMYNWGKQYGENVIWKDDGEKSPDTDHELVTE
- the pepF gene encoding oligoendopeptidase F; translation: MSKILSRSEVRTETTWNLDDIFATKEDWEEERKAIERDIASVTQYEGRLGEGAEVLLACLEAQEKLQGRLQRMSAYSYLHQSGDSTNPQNQMDAAKARDVSSAVSSALSFIRSEILSLPDGKVGAYIEEEPGLRVFERSLKLLLETKRHRLSAETEKVLASFGEVLNAPYRIYERSKLADMTFPSTKDGHGEEVPVSFALYENKYVESADPVLRRNSFNVFSETLYKYRNTFAEAYGTEVKRQVIESRLRGYDSVTDMLLKPQQVTTAMYNHILDIIQTDLAPHMRRYAALKKRVLGLSEMTFADLKAPLDPDFSPGISFEEAGELIKEALQILGPEYGKIVADAFSDRWIDYADNAGKRTGAFCMSIPDVHSYILISWSDNMRGAFTLAHEVGHAGHLMLAGKNQRLTNARPSLYFIEAPSTLNELLLADHLIKRSTDPRMRRWVISQLLGTYFHNFVTHLLEGELQRQVYELAMNNEPITAAKLCELKGNILSSFWGEDVVIDDHAALTWMRQPHYYMSLYPYTYAAGLTASTAVAEQIRSEGQPAVDRWLEVLKAGGSKSPLELMKLAGVDMSQPEPIRSAVRYVGELIEELESLY